The Prochlorococcus sp. MIT 1300 genome has a window encoding:
- a CDS encoding nicotinate-nucleotide--dimethylbenzimidazole phosphoribosyltransferase: protein MKQSVSFKIGSQDFSAFGDSADPVVLNRWLEAWVDQAKSTNFVLVLAGSKTSEIEGISSAGATGLSRRYTALADAEFVLKGPGFKSQYPLPSLKAGFSPALITYVAACSLGLVPLVLVVGILGNARFPHLLFEPPSLGPANCLSSGKAMPLNRVERLWDRGFAMGRKLKGNLVLAECVPGGTTTAQAVLTGLGICVSDLISGSGKTPPLKLKKELVEIGLRSASLGPNPLPKELIAAVGDPFQAAAVGLLLGARSAEKPVLLGGGSQMLAVLAIALATLKPSRRKKFLDGVSIGTTAWLMNESLQSGSRASSLGALMNRVEEHFGVSLLGLASGLRFHMSNHQCLRDYELGYVKEGVGAGALALLAQLHGKSCEDLVKACDFGVETYMKTVSEGISPSDK, encoded by the coding sequence AGGCAAAATCAACGAATTTCGTTTTGGTTTTAGCGGGTTCTAAAACTTCTGAAATAGAGGGAATTTCTTCTGCAGGAGCTACTGGACTGTCTCGTAGGTATACAGCTTTGGCTGATGCTGAATTTGTTCTTAAAGGCCCTGGTTTTAAAAGTCAATACCCTTTGCCTTCACTTAAGGCTGGGTTTTCCCCTGCATTAATTACTTATGTAGCTGCTTGTTCCTTGGGGTTAGTCCCTTTGGTTTTAGTCGTAGGAATTCTAGGAAATGCGAGATTCCCTCATTTACTCTTTGAACCGCCTTCTTTGGGACCAGCTAATTGTCTTAGCAGTGGCAAAGCAATGCCATTAAATCGCGTTGAAAGACTCTGGGATAGAGGATTCGCAATGGGTAGAAAATTAAAAGGAAATTTAGTTTTAGCTGAATGTGTTCCGGGTGGAACAACTACGGCTCAGGCAGTACTTACTGGTTTGGGTATCTGTGTGAGTGACTTGATTAGTGGGAGTGGAAAAACACCTCCATTGAAGTTGAAAAAGGAGCTAGTAGAAATTGGCCTTAGATCAGCATCGTTAGGGCCTAATCCATTGCCAAAGGAACTAATTGCCGCAGTTGGGGATCCTTTTCAAGCTGCTGCAGTTGGACTTTTGCTTGGGGCTAGAAGTGCTGAAAAACCAGTTTTATTGGGTGGCGGGAGTCAAATGCTTGCCGTCCTTGCAATCGCTTTGGCAACTTTGAAGCCGTCAAGACGCAAAAAATTTTTAGATGGAGTATCAATTGGTACTACAGCTTGGTTGATGAATGAATCTCTTCAGTCAGGCTCAAGAGCGAGTTCTCTTGGTGCATTGATGAATCGTGTAGAAGAACATTTTGGAGTCAGCCTTTTAGGCCTGGCATCAGGATTGAGGTTCCATATGAGTAACCATCAATGCTTACGAGATTATGAACTTGGTTATGTAAAAGAAGGAGTTGGAGCTGGCGCTCTTGCATTATTGGCTCAGTTGCATGGAAAGTCTTGTGAAGACTTGGTCAAAGCCTGTGATTTTGGCGTTGAAACATATATGAAAACAGTTAGTGAGGGGATATCCCCTTCAGATAAATAA
- a CDS encoding ABC transporter substrate-binding protein yields the protein MASPETVPKYWRQVLPIDWRYKPLSSGSEQKPFDKGLKDADLLALGDGWLMNLPIDRLKPIDADLLKKRLGFQAQSFLEGLNENLSSRVLPVGVSPWALLFRNGDYWQDEASNGWDVLLDQKLKGLIVMPESPLLVMSIAQRIKSSDALKQLVAQVYSFDDRNALNWLLKDKARVAILPVERCFGLLRRDPRLKAILPNSGSPLHWTVLTIPASSGQKLPKEWVEAAWDSSLTKKLLSEGWLPPLPYEKLSKLVAPLPFKDALLPSQTVWDRCWSIPQLTFEKQKELLEVWNQSFP from the coding sequence ATGGCTAGTCCTGAAACTGTACCGAAGTATTGGCGACAAGTTTTGCCTATTGATTGGAGGTATAAACCATTGTCCTCAGGTTCTGAGCAAAAACCTTTTGATAAAGGACTTAAAGATGCAGATTTGCTTGCTCTTGGAGATGGCTGGCTAATGAATTTGCCTATAGACCGTTTAAAGCCAATTGATGCAGATCTTTTGAAGAAAAGGTTAGGCTTTCAGGCCCAATCTTTTCTGGAGGGTCTGAATGAAAATCTTTCTAGTCGAGTATTACCTGTAGGGGTTAGCCCTTGGGCATTGCTTTTTAGAAATGGCGACTACTGGCAGGATGAAGCAAGTAATGGTTGGGATGTTTTATTAGATCAAAAATTAAAAGGATTAATAGTTATGCCTGAAAGTCCTCTTTTGGTAATGAGTATTGCTCAAAGAATCAAAAGTTCTGATGCGCTTAAGCAATTAGTTGCTCAGGTTTACTCTTTTGATGATAGAAATGCATTGAATTGGTTATTAAAAGATAAGGCTCGAGTTGCGATTCTTCCCGTAGAGCGATGTTTTGGTCTTTTAAGAAGAGATCCACGATTGAAGGCAATACTGCCTAATAGTGGTTCACCATTGCATTGGACTGTTTTGACCATTCCTGCTTCCAGTGGACAGAAACTTCCTAAAGAGTGGGTTGAAGCGGCTTGGGATTCATCTTTGACTAAAAAGCTTCTCTCTGAAGGGTGGTTGCCTCCTTTACCGTATGAAAAGTTGAGTAAATTGGTTGCGCCTCTTCCTTTTAAAGACGCCTTATTGCCATCTCAAACTGTTTGGGACAGGTGCTGGTCTATCCCTCAATTAACTTTTGAAAAGCAAAAAGAACTTCTTGAAGTGTGGAATCAATCATTCCCATAG
- a CDS encoding aldo/keto reductase yields the protein MSMMRRSFGAGSQVSLFTLGTMRALESSEQMFNVLKAAYFSGINHIETAPSYGQAEAFVGLALKEMKLLELNPPGGWVITSKIIPGLSFEEGKNQLKKSILRLGISKVNNLAIHGLNLPEHLHWAINGDGKKLLNWAKREGLIDQIGFSSHGSKVLIKKALTSKVFQFCSLHLHLLDPGRLPLAKKALEEGIGVMAISPADKGGRLQAPSKILTEDCNPIPPLELAYRFLIANGISTLTLGASKPEDFSIAQKLAHKDGPLTKQEEACLLHLQFAGKKRLGITQCGQCQKCLPCPEAVPIPEILRLRNLAIGHDLIGFAKERYNLIGKAGHWWESVNGDACENCQECLPRCPYQLPIPELLSNTHQLLKDSPRRRLWE from the coding sequence ATGTCGATGATGCGGCGTTCATTTGGTGCAGGCTCACAAGTAAGTCTCTTTACTCTTGGCACAATGAGAGCGCTCGAGTCATCCGAGCAAATGTTCAATGTTCTCAAAGCTGCTTATTTCTCTGGAATCAATCACATTGAAACAGCTCCTTCATATGGACAAGCAGAAGCTTTTGTGGGATTAGCTCTAAAAGAAATGAAGCTTCTTGAGCTCAATCCTCCTGGAGGATGGGTAATTACAAGCAAAATCATTCCAGGTCTATCGTTCGAAGAAGGAAAAAACCAACTCAAAAAATCAATTTTGCGACTTGGAATTTCTAAAGTTAACAATCTTGCAATTCATGGACTAAACCTCCCAGAACATCTTCATTGGGCCATTAATGGTGACGGAAAGAAGCTCCTAAATTGGGCCAAGAGAGAAGGATTAATTGATCAAATTGGTTTCAGTAGCCATGGATCAAAAGTCTTAATTAAAAAAGCACTAACTAGCAAAGTATTTCAATTCTGTAGCCTTCATCTTCACCTTCTGGACCCCGGGAGATTGCCCCTCGCAAAAAAAGCCTTAGAGGAAGGAATAGGAGTCATGGCTATCTCACCAGCCGATAAAGGAGGGAGACTCCAAGCACCTAGCAAAATCCTAACTGAAGATTGCAATCCAATCCCTCCCCTTGAACTTGCATATAGGTTCCTAATCGCAAACGGCATAAGCACGCTCACCCTTGGAGCTTCTAAACCCGAAGACTTTTCTATTGCACAAAAACTAGCCCATAAAGATGGGCCTCTAACAAAACAGGAAGAAGCTTGTCTTTTACATCTTCAATTTGCTGGGAAAAAAAGACTTGGAATTACACAATGTGGTCAATGCCAAAAATGCCTCCCATGTCCTGAAGCTGTCCCTATTCCCGAGATTTTACGCTTGAGAAATCTTGCAATAGGTCATGACCTAATTGGATTTGCCAAAGAAAGATACAACCTCATTGGTAAAGCAGGCCATTGGTGGGAAAGCGTTAATGGTGATGCTTGTGAAAATTGTCAAGAATGTCTGCCCAGGTGTCCATATCAACTACCTATACCTGAACTACTTTCAAACACTCATCAACTATTAAAGGATTCGCCGCGTAGACGACTATGGGAATGA
- a CDS encoding bifunctional nuclease family protein, whose translation MSVAGLALDASNRTPIVLLRDPSGRRQVPIWIDHAQAHNILAGIKGTHLERPLSHDLMVDLLHAGNLHLEKVIIHAIEANTFQAILKISPVTKDETENNEKPKALLDVDARPSDAIALAVRTNCGIWMLEKVVGEASIPVDAEADEEDQDKFRRFLDEVSPAALVRHLKSRTPKGEEPSDPEDKSTK comes from the coding sequence ATGAGCGTGGCCGGTCTCGCACTCGACGCGTCCAATCGAACACCAATTGTTTTACTTCGTGATCCCTCCGGTAGAAGACAAGTGCCGATTTGGATAGATCATGCACAAGCCCACAATATTTTGGCGGGGATTAAAGGTACTCACCTTGAGCGTCCTCTTAGTCATGACCTAATGGTTGACCTTCTACATGCTGGGAACCTCCATCTAGAGAAAGTAATCATTCATGCGATTGAAGCAAACACATTTCAAGCAATACTCAAAATTAGTCCAGTTACAAAAGATGAAACCGAAAACAATGAAAAGCCAAAAGCTCTACTTGATGTTGATGCACGCCCAAGCGATGCAATTGCTTTAGCAGTGCGGACAAACTGCGGCATTTGGATGCTTGAAAAAGTTGTAGGAGAAGCTTCCATTCCAGTTGATGCTGAAGCAGATGAAGAAGACCAAGACAAATTCAGACGTTTTTTAGATGAAGTAAGTCCGGCCGCCTTAGTCAGGCATCTCAAATCTCGTACCCCTAAAGGGGAAGAACCATCTGATCCCGAAGACAAAAGCACGAAATAA
- a CDS encoding riboflavin synthase yields MFTGLVQGIGKIRRRSRGLLIENCESLGPLTLGDSIAVDGVCLTVAEIVPNGFLADVSEETLRRTTLGLKADALACVNLEPALRLSDRMGGHIVSGHIDGLGKVVEIVSNPQSVHLEVMWQESSYGRYVCDKASICLNGISLTVAASISNGSRFSIAVIPHTWTNTSLKVLKEGDLVNLEADLMAKYAESLLSAMFEETNIKSSAHPLISKEWLANQGWV; encoded by the coding sequence ATGTTTACTGGGCTTGTTCAAGGCATTGGGAAAATTAGGCGTCGTTCACGTGGACTCCTGATTGAGAATTGTGAGTCTTTGGGACCTTTGACGCTGGGAGACAGCATTGCCGTAGATGGTGTTTGCCTTACCGTGGCGGAAATTGTTCCAAATGGTTTTTTGGCAGATGTTTCAGAAGAGACACTTCGTCGTACAACACTTGGGCTAAAGGCCGATGCATTGGCGTGCGTGAATCTTGAACCCGCACTCAGATTGTCTGACCGGATGGGTGGTCACATAGTTAGTGGACATATAGACGGACTTGGAAAAGTAGTTGAAATTGTCTCTAATCCCCAGTCCGTACATCTTGAAGTGATGTGGCAGGAGTCTTCGTATGGACGGTATGTATGCGACAAAGCCAGTATTTGTCTTAATGGAATTAGCTTGACCGTTGCTGCAAGTATTAGTAATGGCAGTCGCTTTTCAATAGCTGTTATTCCCCATACATGGACAAATACTTCGCTTAAGGTTCTTAAAGAGGGTGATCTGGTGAATTTGGAGGCTGATCTGATGGCTAAATATGCCGAAAGCTTGTTGTCAGCAATGTTTGAAGAAACAAATATAAAATCCTCAGCGCATCCTCTTATTTCAAAAGAATGGCTGGCTAACCAAGGTTGGGTTTAA
- a CDS encoding AbrB family transcriptional regulator, translating into MLVGKELLDKARSLSNRPEDEIARGCGYVGPSGRVLRKSFYRALVEAKGYKLRTNRSGRPGNRSSRGRQAEFRTKVHGNGNLLIGHAYTKKLGLEPGQEFRIELHRDSGIIGLLPLQNKKASDETS; encoded by the coding sequence ATGCTGGTCGGAAAAGAACTCCTGGACAAAGCCAGATCTCTCAGCAATCGTCCTGAGGATGAAATTGCTCGAGGTTGTGGGTATGTGGGCCCCAGTGGTCGCGTTCTACGCAAAAGCTTCTACCGAGCCCTAGTAGAAGCTAAAGGCTACAAATTACGTACCAATCGTTCTGGGAGGCCAGGAAATCGATCCTCTCGTGGCCGCCAAGCCGAGTTTCGTACGAAGGTCCATGGGAACGGCAACCTTTTAATAGGTCATGCCTATACAAAGAAGCTAGGACTAGAACCTGGGCAAGAGTTCCGAATTGAACTTCATCGAGATTCTGGAATCATTGGGCTTCTCCCATTGCAAAACAAAAAAGCCTCCGACGAAACCTCTTAG
- a CDS encoding cytochrome c oxidase subunit 3, with the protein MTTSSTINKESSPEIEQQENHGDYRLFGLAAFLVADGMTFAGFFAAYLTFKAVNPLLPDAIYELELPLPTLNTILLLVSSATFHRAGQALRKDMSKTCQSWLLLTASLGSLFLISQMFEYFTLPFGLTDNLYASTFYALTGFHGLHVCLGTIMILIVWWQARSPGGRVNSNNHFPLEAAELYWHFVDGIWVILFIILYLL; encoded by the coding sequence ATGACAACTTCATCAACAATTAACAAAGAAAGTTCTCCTGAAATTGAACAGCAGGAAAATCACGGAGATTATAGACTTTTTGGCCTAGCTGCATTCCTCGTAGCAGATGGGATGACGTTCGCAGGTTTTTTTGCTGCTTATCTAACTTTTAAAGCTGTAAACCCATTATTACCTGATGCTATATATGAATTAGAGCTTCCACTCCCAACGCTTAATACAATCTTATTGCTTGTAAGCAGTGCAACATTTCATCGAGCAGGACAGGCACTAAGAAAAGACATGTCAAAGACTTGCCAAAGCTGGCTTCTTTTAACTGCATCCTTGGGTTCTTTGTTCCTAATTAGCCAGATGTTCGAATATTTTACACTGCCATTTGGCTTGACTGACAATCTCTACGCAAGCACATTCTATGCATTAACAGGTTTTCACGGATTACATGTTTGTCTTGGAACAATAATGATCTTAATTGTCTGGTGGCAAGCACGTTCCCCTGGTGGTCGAGTTAACAGCAATAACCATTTTCCTCTTGAGGCTGCTGAGCTCTATTGGCACTTTGTTGATGGCATATGGGTGATTTTATTTATCATCCTCTACCTCCTTTAA
- the ctaD gene encoding cytochrome c oxidase subunit I has protein sequence MTTSNPQESDLSELSLQPTGWLKYFSFSLDHKVIGLQYLICGFIFYLIGGLLAGAIRIELTSPISDFMPRDVYNQILTLHGTIMIFLWIVPVVNGAFGNYLIPFYVGARDMAFPRLNAVAFWLIPPAGLMLITSYFITGAAQSGWTAYPPLSITTPAAGQIIWILSVLLLGGSSIFGGINFIATILKLRRPGLKLMQLPMYCWAMLGTSILVVLSTPVLAGTLILLSFDIVAHTGFFNPSLGGNVIVYQHLFWFYSHPAVYIMVLPAFGLVSEILPVHCRKPLFGYTTMVYSIMAIVVLGLVVWAHHMFTSGTPPWMRLFFTIATSFIAVPTGIKFFNWVATLWGGRISLNSALLFSCGFIVNFVLGGITGVALAQVPFDVHVHDTYFVVAHFHYIVYGGSVFVIFSSIYHWYPKFTGHMLNENLGRIHFLLTFIGFNLCFAPQHWLGLNGMPRRVAEYDPQFTLVNQISSAGALIMAISTIPFLWNVVKSAFDGIPSGNNPWEALTPEWLTTSPPPIENWSGPAPLVKEPYGYGETQKGLSLDMETKQAPFEDSKEVEK, from the coding sequence ATGACAACTTCCAATCCTCAAGAAAGTGATCTTTCTGAACTTAGTCTTCAACCAACTGGTTGGCTAAAGTACTTCAGTTTCAGCCTGGATCACAAGGTCATCGGCCTTCAATACTTAATCTGTGGTTTTATATTTTATTTAATTGGTGGATTACTAGCTGGAGCAATTCGAATAGAGCTTACAAGCCCCATTTCAGACTTTATGCCCAGAGATGTATATAACCAAATTTTAACTCTACATGGAACAATAATGATATTTCTCTGGATTGTTCCTGTGGTAAATGGGGCATTTGGTAATTACCTAATTCCATTTTACGTTGGAGCAAGGGACATGGCATTCCCGAGGCTAAATGCTGTCGCCTTTTGGCTAATTCCCCCAGCTGGATTAATGCTAATAACTAGCTACTTCATAACTGGTGCAGCTCAATCAGGCTGGACAGCGTACCCGCCTTTAAGCATAACCACTCCAGCAGCAGGGCAAATCATATGGATACTTAGTGTTCTCCTATTAGGAGGAAGTTCAATTTTTGGAGGCATCAATTTCATCGCGACGATCTTAAAGCTTAGAAGGCCTGGTTTAAAGCTGATGCAACTTCCAATGTATTGCTGGGCAATGCTGGGAACAAGTATTCTAGTTGTTCTATCCACTCCAGTTCTTGCGGGAACTTTAATACTTTTAAGCTTTGATATTGTTGCTCATACAGGCTTCTTCAATCCTTCATTAGGAGGGAATGTAATTGTCTATCAGCATCTTTTTTGGTTTTACTCTCACCCAGCTGTTTACATAATGGTTTTGCCTGCTTTTGGCCTGGTGAGTGAAATACTTCCAGTTCATTGTCGAAAACCACTGTTCGGCTATACCACAATGGTTTATTCAATCATGGCAATAGTTGTTTTAGGGTTGGTGGTATGGGCTCATCACATGTTCACGAGTGGAACCCCCCCTTGGATGAGACTCTTTTTTACAATTGCTACCTCATTTATTGCTGTTCCAACCGGGATAAAATTTTTCAATTGGGTTGCAACGCTTTGGGGAGGAAGAATCTCACTTAACTCTGCTCTTCTTTTTTCATGTGGATTCATAGTTAACTTTGTCTTAGGTGGAATAACAGGTGTTGCACTCGCGCAAGTTCCATTCGATGTTCATGTTCATGACACCTACTTTGTAGTGGCCCATTTTCACTACATTGTTTACGGAGGGTCAGTGTTTGTAATTTTTTCCTCTATCTATCATTGGTACCCAAAATTTACTGGTCACATGCTTAACGAAAATCTGGGTCGCATTCACTTTCTTTTGACTTTTATAGGCTTCAACCTTTGTTTTGCCCCCCAACATTGGCTTGGTCTTAACGGAATGCCTCGTCGGGTTGCAGAATATGACCCTCAATTCACTTTAGTTAATCAAATCAGTAGCGCTGGTGCACTAATAATGGCCATCAGCACTATTCCTTTTCTTTGGAACGTAGTTAAAAGCGCATTTGATGGAATCCCTTCAGGGAACAATCCATGGGAAGCACTTACCCCAGAGTGGCTCACCACATCTCCTCCTCCAATTGAAAACTGGTCTGGCCCAGCTCCCCTCGTCAAAGAGCCTTATGGATATGGAGAGACTCAAAAAGGCTTAAGTCTTGATATGGAAACAAAGCAAGCTCCCTTTGAAGATTCCAAAGAGGTGGAAAAATGA
- the coxB gene encoding cytochrome c oxidase subunit II, translated as MPIPSAIKTLLISTALILMGLWAGQNVNLLPVDASENAPVYDELFKVLFSIGTILFLGMTGLVVYSLFKFRRRPDEIGDGLPIEGNLPLEILWTAVPAVVVLFVGLYSYDIYDRMGGMQPLDHGVHDHAAMSNDQRIWGGIGSNPEDATKTGMFAPLRIEVNALQFAFIFHYPEGDITSGELHVPKGQPISMRMDSKDVIHAFWVPEFRLKQDIIPGQPTILNFTATKTGRYPIICAELCGPYHGGMRSSVVVEEPENYEEWFNTNAKPTNPIA; from the coding sequence TTGCCGATTCCCTCGGCCATCAAGACGCTTTTAATCTCCACAGCCCTCATTCTTATGGGACTGTGGGCTGGACAGAACGTCAATTTACTCCCGGTTGATGCCAGTGAGAATGCCCCTGTTTACGACGAACTTTTCAAAGTTCTATTCAGTATTGGGACAATTCTTTTCCTCGGGATGACAGGACTAGTTGTATATAGCCTTTTCAAATTCCGGCGCCGCCCTGATGAAATTGGTGATGGATTGCCCATAGAAGGGAACCTGCCTCTTGAAATACTTTGGACTGCAGTTCCTGCTGTTGTCGTTTTATTTGTTGGGCTCTACAGCTACGACATTTATGACCGAATGGGAGGGATGCAACCATTGGATCATGGAGTGCATGACCACGCGGCCATGTCGAATGATCAAAGAATCTGGGGAGGCATCGGCTCCAATCCTGAAGATGCCACAAAAACAGGGATGTTCGCACCTCTACGTATTGAGGTAAATGCTCTCCAATTCGCCTTCATCTTTCATTACCCTGAAGGAGATATCACCTCAGGAGAATTACATGTTCCTAAAGGACAACCGATAAGTATGCGAATGGACTCCAAGGATGTAATTCATGCTTTTTGGGTCCCAGAATTTCGTCTAAAACAAGATATTATTCCTGGCCAACCAACAATCCTTAATTTCACCGCAACAAAAACAGGAAGATATCCAATCATCTGCGCAGAGTTATGTGGCCCATACCATGGCGGAATGAGGTCTTCAGTCGTTGTAGAAGAACCTGAAAATTACGAAGAATGGTTTAACACAAATGCAAAGCCAACTAATCCAATAGCATGA
- a CDS encoding COX15/CtaA family protein — protein sequence MTTSSLPVIRLRLAQLTSHLVVALIALVVIGGSTRVMEAGLACPDWPLCYGSLFPGRQMNLQVFLEWFHRLDAFLVGVAVLAQFWVSLRWRKVLPTWLPFISGLLVLMVGIQGGLGALTVLQLLPSGVVSAHLVLALTLVAMVSGITQRLFSRSNSNSPFWWRLMGVISLFAVIIQSLLGGQMATAWAAQRCRNFGQACELIDFHRFSAVLTSATILSFVLVAFIAGGWPRSQWRFLLSVVGLLIIQITLGVLTLRFGSFYPTITISHQLVAALLVAFLAALVCRRPDIPTKEISFISEISSPLEHCHG from the coding sequence TTGACTACTTCCTCCCTCCCTGTGATTCGATTGCGTCTTGCCCAATTGACTTCACATCTTGTGGTGGCCCTAATAGCCCTTGTGGTTATTGGTGGCTCCACAAGGGTTATGGAAGCGGGACTTGCATGTCCAGATTGGCCTCTTTGTTATGGCTCGCTTTTCCCTGGCAGGCAGATGAACCTTCAAGTTTTTCTTGAATGGTTTCACCGATTAGATGCCTTTTTAGTAGGGGTCGCGGTGTTGGCTCAGTTTTGGGTCAGCTTGAGGTGGCGAAAGGTTTTGCCAACATGGCTTCCTTTTATATCTGGTTTACTTGTCCTTATGGTTGGGATCCAAGGAGGGTTGGGAGCCCTAACAGTCCTTCAATTGTTGCCTTCTGGTGTCGTTAGTGCTCACTTGGTTTTGGCACTAACTCTTGTTGCAATGGTTAGTGGAATAACTCAGCGGTTGTTTTCTCGCTCAAATTCTAATTCGCCATTTTGGTGGAGGTTGATGGGGGTTATTTCACTCTTTGCGGTAATTATTCAATCGCTTTTGGGTGGTCAAATGGCTACTGCCTGGGCTGCACAGAGGTGTAGGAATTTCGGACAGGCTTGTGAGCTCATTGATTTTCATCGCTTCTCTGCTGTTCTAACTTCTGCAACTATTTTGAGCTTTGTATTAGTTGCCTTTATTGCAGGTGGGTGGCCTAGGAGTCAATGGCGGTTTCTTTTGTCTGTAGTTGGGCTCTTAATCATCCAAATCACTCTTGGAGTACTTACCCTTCGTTTTGGTTCCTTCTACCCAACCATCACTATTTCCCACCAGTTAGTGGCAGCTTTGTTAGTTGCTTTTTTGGCGGCGTTGGTTTGCCGACGTCCCGATATTCCTACTAAGGAAATTAGTTTCATTTCCGAGATCTCATCCCCCCTGGAGCATTGTCATGGTTAG
- a CDS encoding heme o synthase, producing MVSSTSEMLQPQAIREQVVPSRRFIKLPPWLEVAKPRLIPLLLATTIGGMALTEGWPLPSPRLACTLGGGALAAAAAGVLNCLWEQDLDGRMKRTSGRALPSGRLSSKTAFAVAISCTLAAATLLVSGVNCLAAGLSLLGLCSYVLLYTALLKPRTSKNIVVGGVAGAIPPLVGAAAATGHVGLGGWWLFALVMVWTPAHFWALALLLKDDYRSVGIPMLPVVKGSFFTAKAITRYGWATAFLSVFGIWALPEGGLLYGLLCLPFNFRLIQMVRRLWHDPEDLERAKGLFRWSILYMFGICLLLVLSRLPVSVQFDTQSVLLLQQLAMGGQLS from the coding sequence ATGGTTAGTTCCACCTCCGAGATGCTTCAGCCTCAAGCGATTCGGGAGCAAGTGGTCCCATCTCGCAGGTTTATAAAGCTCCCTCCATGGTTAGAGGTGGCAAAACCTCGTCTTATTCCTCTACTTCTAGCTACAACCATTGGAGGGATGGCTCTTACAGAGGGATGGCCATTGCCCTCTCCAAGACTGGCATGCACTTTGGGTGGCGGCGCCTTGGCGGCGGCGGCGGCAGGAGTGCTCAATTGTCTTTGGGAACAGGATCTTGATGGGAGGATGAAACGCACGAGTGGACGAGCACTGCCTTCAGGTCGTTTATCTTCGAAAACAGCTTTTGCAGTAGCTATTTCTTGCACCTTGGCGGCTGCAACCCTTCTTGTTAGTGGGGTTAACTGCCTTGCCGCTGGCTTGTCTTTGCTCGGACTTTGTAGTTATGTCTTGCTATACACAGCACTTTTAAAGCCAAGAACATCTAAAAATATTGTTGTAGGAGGTGTTGCAGGTGCAATACCTCCACTGGTAGGGGCAGCAGCTGCAACTGGGCATGTCGGTTTGGGAGGTTGGTGGTTATTTGCTTTGGTGATGGTCTGGACCCCAGCTCATTTTTGGGCATTGGCGTTGTTATTAAAGGATGACTATCGCTCAGTAGGCATACCTATGCTTCCAGTTGTGAAAGGTTCTTTCTTTACGGCAAAAGCAATCACCCGTTACGGTTGGGCAACGGCATTCTTAAGCGTTTTTGGAATATGGGCACTACCTGAAGGTGGTCTTTTATATGGTTTGCTGTGTTTGCCTTTTAATTTTCGGCTAATTCAAATGGTCCGCCGTCTTTGGCATGATCCTGAAGATCTGGAAAGGGCCAAGGGACTGTTTAGATGGTCAATCTTGTACATGTTCGGGATTTGTTTGCTCTTAGTTCTTAGTCGCCTTCCAGTCTCTGTTCAGTTCGATACACAGAGTGTCCTTTTGCTCCAACAGCTGGCAATGGGTGGTCAATTGAGCTAA